In Paenibacillus sp. BIC5C1, a genomic segment contains:
- a CDS encoding HlyD family efflux transporter periplasmic adaptor subunit, whose translation MKLKAGLYIGIAVVFIVGGSLLAVKGKDAVSQAESRKQGLLEAEQTTLFYQNSPGAIIEAGASAGDSVKEGEVLFKVKSTGEGDVDVLAPYDGLVDRVTVKQGDQVQAGVPLAVLQKNNYYTDLYIQESEIQKLEVNQSIDVHFPYLDQPTHMSGVVTSISSAPQFASLRMSREKGQADLSMFLVRISMDSSADLLPGMTAEVKLDEITD comes from the coding sequence ATGAAGTTAAAAGCAGGTTTGTACATCGGAATTGCGGTGGTATTCATTGTTGGAGGTTCACTTCTGGCTGTTAAGGGCAAGGATGCTGTAAGTCAGGCCGAGAGCAGGAAACAAGGCTTACTTGAGGCAGAGCAAACGACATTGTTTTATCAGAATAGTCCTGGGGCGATTATAGAGGCTGGTGCATCTGCAGGGGACTCCGTGAAAGAGGGAGAGGTGCTGTTCAAAGTGAAATCAACTGGGGAAGGAGATGTGGATGTACTCGCACCGTATGATGGTTTGGTCGACCGCGTTACTGTGAAGCAGGGAGATCAGGTACAAGCAGGCGTGCCGCTGGCGGTTCTGCAAAAAAATAATTACTATACGGATCTCTATATCCAGGAAAGTGAAATCCAAAAGCTTGAAGTGAATCAAAGCATTGATGTTCATTTTCCGTACTTGGATCAGCCAACACACATGAGCGGGGTGGTTACGTCCATCTCATCTGCCCCACAATTCGCGAGCTTGCGCATGTCACGAGAAAAGGGGCAAGCCGATCTAAGTATGTTTTTGGTCCGAATATCGATGGATTCAAGTGCTGATTTGCTTCCGGGGATGACAGCAGAGGTGAAACTTGATGAAATCACTGATTGA